The Penaeus monodon isolate SGIC_2016 chromosome 13, NSTDA_Pmon_1, whole genome shotgun sequence genome contains a region encoding:
- the LOC119580326 gene encoding calcineurin B homologous protein 1-like yields the protein MGNKSSLMLQEQDIREIQSETGFLPSQIERLYSRFTSLDKGDNGCLSREDFLRIPELAINPLGDRIVHAFFKESEGDRVNFCQFVRVLAHFRPIKRTQDNKLNAREEKLRFAFKMYDLDDDDRISREELLAVLHMMVGENISDEQLNSIAERTILEADRDGDQMISFEEFCTALERTDVEQKMSIKFLK from the exons ATGGGAAACAAGAGCAGTCTTATGTTGCAGGAGCAGGATATCAGGGAAATTCAGTCCGAAACGGGAT TTTTGCCAAGCCAGATTGAACGGCTGTACAGCCGCTTCACCAGCTTGGACAAGGGAGACAATGGCTGTCTCTCAAGGGAGGATTTCCTTCGCATTCCAGAGTTGGCCATCAACCCACTTGGTGACAGAATTGTTCATGCTTTCTTTAAG GAGAGTGAGGGTGATCGTGTAAACTTCTGTCAGTTTGTGCGTGTACTGGCTCACTTCCGTCCAATTAAGCGAACTCAGGACAACAAACTTAATGCACGAGAAGAGAAGCTGCGAT TTGCTTTCAAAATGTATGACTTGGATGATGACGACCGAATCTCTCGTGAGGAGCTCCTTGCCGTACTGCATATGATGGTTGGGGAAAACATTAG TGATGAGCAGTTAAACAGCATTGCAGAAAGGACCATCCTTGAGGCAGATCGCGATGGAGATCAGATGATCAGTTTTGAAGAATTTTGCACAGCTCTAGAGCGCACTGATGTGGAACAGAAAATGTCAATTAAGTTCCTCAAATAA
- the LOC119580327 gene encoding peroxiredoxin-2-like: MAGILKNFAVNAFRSTVTARAFQRHLSTTTRSLAAAVTQPAPGFKGQAVVNGQFKEISLEDYKGKYVVLFFYPLDFTFVCPTELIAFSEKAEAFKELNCEVIGVSTDSHFSHLAWNNMPRKQGGLGGLKYPLLADFNKTISRDYGVLLEDAGIALRGLFLIDPEGVLKHMSVNDLPVGRSVEETLRLLKAFQFVAEHGEVCPANWQPESPTIKPDPEASLEYFNKVN, from the exons atggccgGCATCCTCAAGAATTTCGCTGTTAAC GCTTTTCGCAGCACTGTCACAGCAAGGGCCTTCCAGCGCCATCTGTCCACCACCACACGATCTCTTGCGGCTGCTGTTACTCAGCCTGCTCCAGGGTTTAAGGGTCAGGCTGTTGTCAATGGACAGTTTAAGGAAATCTCTCTCGAGGACTACAAAGGCAAATATGTTGTGCTCTTCTTCTATCCTCTAGACTT CACATTTGTTTGCCCAACTGAACTGATTGCCTTCAGTGAGAAAGCTGAAGCCTTCAAGGAACTTAATTGTGAGGTTATTGGTGTGTCAACTGACTCTCATTTCTCACACTTAGCATGGAATAACATGCCACGCAAG CAAGGTGGCCTGGGCGGCTTGAAATACCCCCTGCTTGCTGATTTCAACAAGACCATCTCGAGAGACTATGGCGTTCTTCTTGAGGATGCAGGTATTGCTCTCCGTGGTCTCTTCTTGATCGATCCCGAGGGTGTCTTGAAGCACATGAGTGTCAATGACTTGCCAGTTGGAAGGTCCGTAGAAGAAACCCTGAGATTGCTAAAGGCCTTCCAGTTTGTGGCTGAGCACGGTGAAG TATGCCCAGCTAACTGGCAGCCAGAGAGCCCCACCATCAAGCCTGACCCAGAAGCTTCTCTTGAATATTTTAATAAGGTCAACTAA
- the LOC119580329 gene encoding activating signal cointegrator 1-like — MASLEDWACAELDKLGIPDAGDIVRYLQPIDDPAEVEDYLASMLDKGNSSHQKFIKEFLRKQEEDKSAIDSRFYRKSNMEEDFGYKINEGKKKQKNNKENGGGGNSNKDNSSNSNSKSVPAPSSASSVGKKKSKFVSLYSDEGQNRDVILLQGRHRCDCQASKHKLINNCLKCGRIICEQEGSGPCPFCGNLVTTREEKEILNRGSRKSEALQKKLLSDRNAVVKGQSSDHQKAIDHKNRLLEFDRTSEKRTKVYDDENDYFSLNSKWLNQEDKMKLQKREEELRSKRFDRRNQKVTIDLFGRKIVAEKNNAGLYDPDDPVVKEILEGRTQDIFSAPDREESGPKIEVSRPEYTTTGITGNKKQKGGKFQAAGNSMRVQDRELLEMTDEGQCLSMHQPWASLLVAGIKVHEGRMWYSSHRGRLWIAAAAKVPAPEEIQQLEHMYRVLLKDEYLQFPKHYPTGCLLGCVDVVDVLPQEEYRTQFPEGESDSPYVFICENPQEMILKFPIKGDHKIYKLDPKIHQAAKKALRPREE; from the coding sequence ATGGCATCTCTTGAGGATTGGGCATGCGCTGAACTGGACAAGCTTGGTATTCCCGATGCAGGGGACATCGTGCGCTACCTCCAGCCCATTGACGACCCTGCAGAAGTGGAGGACTACTTGGCCTCGATGTTGGACAAGGGGAATAGTTCACACCAGAAATTCATCAAAGAATTCTTGAGAAAGCAAGAGGAAGACAAGTCGGCCATTGATTCCAGGTTCTACCGCAAGTCCAATATGGAAGAAGATTTTGGATATAAGAttaatgaggggaaaaagaagcagaagaataatAAGGAGAATGGTGGGGGTGGGAATAGTAACAAAGATAATTCGTCTAACTCTAATTCTAAATCTGTACCTGctccatcatcagcatcatcagtgggaaagaaaaaatcaaagtttGTGTCATTGTACTCGGATGAAGGGCAAAATAGGGATGTTATCCTTTTACAAGGCAGACATAGATGTGACtgccaagcaagcaagcataaACTGATCAACAACTGCCTGAAGTGTGGCCGCATAATCTGTGAACAAGAGGGATCAGGTCCATGCCCATTTTGTGGCAATCTTGTGACaacaagggaggaaaaggagattctGAATAGAGGTTCACGAAAGTCAGAGGCACTTCAGAAAAAATTGCTTAGTGATAGAAATGCTGTTGTCAAGGGACAGTCATCAGATCATCAAAAAGCCATAGATCATAAAAATCGCTTGCTGGAATTTGATCGCACAagtgaaaaaagaacaaaggttTATGATGACGAGAATGATTATTTCAGTTTAAATTCTAAATGGCTCAATCAAGAGGATAAAATGAAACttcagaagagagaagaagaattaaGGAGTAAACGGTTTGACAGAAGAAACCAAAAGGTGACAATCGACTTATTTGGCCGGAAGATtgttgctgagaaaaataatgcaGGTCTGTATGACCCAGACGATCCAGTGGTAAAGGAGATTCTTGAAGGTCGAACACAAGACATATTTTCTGCCCCGGACAGGGAAGAATCGGGACCAAAAATTGAAGTGAGTCGGCCAGAATACACCACCACTGGTATCACTGGGAACAAGAAACAGAAAGGTGGCAAGTTCCAAGCTGCTGGTAACAGTATGCGTGTGCAAGACCGAGAGCTTTTAGAGATGACTGACGAGGGTCAGTGCCTGAGTATGCACCAGCCATGGGCATCCCTCTTGGTGGCAGGAATCAAAGTCCATGAAGGACGCATGTGGTACTCCTCCCACAGGGGAAGGTTATGGATTGCCGCTGCAGCCAAGGTCCCAGCGCCTGAGGAAATCCAGCAGTTAGAGCATATGTACCGCGTTCTCCTAAAGGACGAATATTTACAATTTCCCAAGCATTATCCAACGGGATGCCTATTAGGGTGTGTTGACGTTGTTGATGTGCTTCCACAAGAAGAATATCGTACACAGTTTCCAGAAGGGGAGAGTGATAgtccatatgtatttatttgtgagaATCCACAAGAAATGATCTTGAAATTCCCCATAAAAGGAGACCACAAAATATACAAACTAGACCCAAAGATTCATCAAGCAGCAAAGAAAGCCCTTCGACCTAGAGAAGAATAG